The Impatiens glandulifera chromosome 3, dImpGla2.1, whole genome shotgun sequence genome contains a region encoding:
- the LOC124930709 gene encoding protein odr-4 homolog → MVKAVVGEETQLKLLEDRLIHSGLPSQVGLVIGKLNSDLDRGFVFDLIPTPPNDAGEPACSLIEAARDDKNKGSKGKSQVGSSSLFIDKDWVAEHARQVSRMLLGGIKVVGIYVWTSESSFKNSTLTLCQTVKGVAEASTLLKLDSDDRLLIHISYSPRRWICRNCSLASNITSSSLRPCDFKLGRVLSSLQTFQCTYNFDLRLPVCCETGSNLRKPVDILRHGISSHAKELQSAKAIVDGNLVSEEDLYASDGSHKVEFLLPFMKESFLACGNKEIDGLVVFSGSVCSFAYLNSKEPLSQALLNIKEDIIMSLQSRLDIMSDESGDDLSGEIDESMEQHFLHLDLKSLRKQRSLSFPRRVFVPWLADSYICDYLQSSETVEVLKEHCVELMSMEAPTDASLILEPEIVAPTLWANSFSEVAIPFSSSKSSPPIEKRNKELVLDEESLKKHAKSADFSIIAAVFVLFAAIIVGFFLFIKSSYTQ, encoded by the exons ATGGTGAAAGCCGTCGTCGGGGAAGAAACACAACTCAAGTTGTTGGAGGACCGTCTCATCCACTCCGGTCTTCCTTCTCAG GTAGGTCTCGTAATCGGTAAACTCAACTCCGACTTGGACCGCGGTTTCGTATTCGATCTGATTCCCACGCCGCCCAACGATGCCGGAGAGCCTGCCTGCTCTCTCATTGAGGCCGCTAGAGACGACAAAAATAAGGGATCCAAAGGGAAATCGCAGGTCGGATCTTCTTCTTTGTTCATCGACAAAGACTGGGTTGCTGAACACGCTCGTCAG GTCTCCAGGATGCTGTTGGGTGGTATTAAGGTAGTTGGAATCTATGTATGGACCAGTGAAAGTTCATTTAAGAACTCAACTTTAACTCTTTGCCAG ACGGTAAAAGGAGTTGCAGAAGCATCAACATTGCTGAAGTTGGACTCAGATGATAGGTTGCTTATACACATTAGTTACAGTCCTAGGAG GTGGATATGTCGAAACTGCTCACTTGCTTCGAACATTACTTCAAGCAGCCTACGACCTTGTGATTTCAAATTGGGACGAGTTTTGTCTTCCCTTCAGACTTTTCAGTGTACCTACAACTTTGATCTTAG GTTGCCGGTTTGTTGTGAAACTGGATCAAACTTAAGGAAACCGGTTGACATTCTTCGCCATGGAATTTCTAGTCATGCTAAAGAACTTCAGTCTGCAAAGGCTATAGTTGATGGAAACTTG GTATCCGAAGAGGACCTATATGCATCAGATGGTTCACACAAAGTGGAATTTCTCCTACCATTTATGAAAGAATCCTTTCTAG CATGCGGGAATAAAGAGATTGATGGTCTTGTCGTCTTCAGTGGTTCAGTTTGTTCTTTTGCatatttaaactcaaaagaacCACTTTCACAAGCTTTACTCAATATTAAG GAGGACATCATAATGAGCCTGCAAAGCAGGTTAGATATCATGAGTGATGAATCAGGGGATGATTTGAGTGGTGAAATTGATGAATCTATGGAGCAGCACTTTCTCCATCTAGACCTAAAATCTCTAAG GAAACAACGTAGTCTTTCGTTTCCTCGAAGAGTTTTTGTACCATGGTTAGCAGATTCTTATATCTGTGACTATCTTCAGTCATCGGAGACAGTTGAg gTACTTAAAGAGCATTGTGTGGAGTTAATGTCTATGGAAGCTCCAACAGATGCTTCACTAATTCTTGAACCTGAAATAGTAGCCCCGACTTTATGGGCAAACTCTTTCTCGGAAGTGGCTAtccctttttcttcttcaaaatcttCTCCCCCGATAGAGAAGAGGAACAAAGAACTTGTCCTAGACGAGGAGAGTTTAAAAAAACATGCAAAATCAGCTGATTTCAGCATAATAGCAGCTGTTTTTGTTCTTTTTGCTGCCATTATAGTtggattttttctttttattaaatcatcatATACTCAGtga